A window of Pusillimonas sp. T7-7 contains these coding sequences:
- the nusB gene encoding transcription antitermination factor NusB: protein MKTRTTILTTSRTQGAPAGGSARSNARSARRRAREFALQGVYAWLLRGDAGLQEAGEIDAHIRDDEEFHDADATWFKTLLHGVLREAPALRERFMPHVDRPLEELSPIEHGILLIGSYELVHHIEVPYKVAINEAVELAKSFGGTDGFKFVNGVLDKMAADVRSQEVQAAARR, encoded by the coding sequence ATGAAGACGAGGACGACGATTTTGACGACAAGTAGAACACAGGGGGCGCCTGCGGGCGGTTCCGCCCGCAGCAATGCCCGCAGCGCGCGCAGGCGTGCGCGCGAATTCGCCTTGCAGGGTGTTTATGCCTGGTTGTTGCGAGGCGATGCCGGGCTGCAGGAAGCGGGTGAAATCGACGCGCATATCCGCGACGATGAAGAATTCCACGATGCTGACGCTACGTGGTTCAAAACATTGCTGCACGGGGTACTGCGCGAGGCGCCCGCCCTGCGCGAGCGCTTCATGCCTCATGTCGACCGGCCGCTCGAAGAGCTTTCGCCCATCGAGCACGGCATTCTTCTGATTGGCAGCTACGAGCTCGTCCATCATATCGAGGTACCCTACAAAGTGGCCATCAACGAGGCGGTCGAGCTGGCCAAATCATTTGGCGGCACCGACGGGTTCAAGTTCGTCAATGGCGTGCTCGATAAAATGGCCGCCGATGTCCGGTCGCAAGAAGTCCAGGCTGCCGCGCGGCGTTAG
- a CDS encoding phosphatidylglycerophosphatase A — MPVMDPSAIHDAAPEPTPSWVFKSIPRVIAFGLGSGLLRPGPGTWGTLMGWLLWILVIGRLSDAVIAAVIIAAFALGCWACQRTGTEMGRPDHGGMVWDEIVAFWLVLWLTPDSLLAQLLAFIIFRLFDIIKPPPIHFFDGHFKNGFGVMWDDILAAAYSLLVIAVLVRFEVLS, encoded by the coding sequence ATGCCGGTCATGGACCCTTCCGCTATACACGATGCCGCGCCTGAACCGACCCCGTCCTGGGTGTTCAAGTCGATCCCCCGAGTGATCGCATTTGGTTTGGGCAGCGGCTTGCTTAGACCCGGGCCCGGTACCTGGGGTACCTTGATGGGCTGGCTGTTGTGGATACTGGTAATCGGACGCCTGTCCGATGCGGTGATCGCTGCCGTCATCATTGCCGCTTTTGCACTGGGGTGCTGGGCGTGTCAGCGTACAGGAACCGAGATGGGGCGCCCAGACCACGGCGGCATGGTCTGGGACGAAATAGTAGCCTTCTGGCTGGTCTTGTGGCTTACACCCGACAGCCTGCTGGCCCAGCTGCTGGCATTTATCATTTTTCGTCTTTTCGATATTATTAAACCGCCACCCATTCATTTCTTCGATGGCCATTTCAAGAATGGTTTCGGAGTCATGTGGGATGATATTCTGGCGGCGGCCTACAGCTTGCTGGTGATCGCCGTACTGGTCAGATTCGAGGTGCTTTCATGA
- a CDS encoding IclR family transcriptional regulator, with protein MPGNKTSTNTNDGRRSIQSVETGFPLLATLVDAGIPLNLRDLATRAGMTSAKAHPYLVSFIRVGLVQQDSTTGRYELGPFALQMGLVSLQRLDPVRVALPHLNQLAGQIGHTLALAVLGSHGPTMIHISQASYPVHVNMRNGTVMSMLHTATGRVFVAWLPPKVAQHYMERELDDQAVVTSATPLQPSPQALQKMVDEVRQAGLATALGNPLPGIDALSVPVFDHSGNIALALTSLGPSTLFDASPDGAIAHALKECATAISRQLGHRIHDSVEE; from the coding sequence ATGCCTGGAAACAAAACTTCGACCAATACGAATGACGGACGGCGCAGCATTCAGTCGGTGGAAACCGGCTTTCCACTACTGGCGACGCTGGTCGACGCAGGCATCCCGCTGAATTTGCGGGACCTGGCAACCCGTGCCGGCATGACATCGGCCAAGGCACACCCTTATCTGGTCAGCTTCATTCGTGTCGGCCTGGTCCAGCAAGACAGCACTACTGGCCGATACGAGCTCGGGCCGTTTGCCCTGCAAATGGGGCTGGTCAGCCTGCAACGCCTGGATCCGGTGCGTGTGGCCCTACCGCACCTGAACCAGTTGGCGGGGCAAATAGGTCACACTTTGGCCCTGGCCGTGTTAGGCTCGCACGGTCCGACCATGATACATATTTCCCAGGCCAGCTATCCGGTGCATGTGAACATGCGCAATGGCACTGTCATGTCCATGCTGCACACCGCCACTGGGCGGGTATTCGTTGCCTGGCTGCCGCCCAAAGTAGCCCAGCACTATATGGAGCGCGAGCTGGACGATCAGGCGGTCGTTACCAGCGCGACGCCGCTGCAGCCAAGCCCTCAGGCTCTGCAGAAAATGGTGGATGAAGTCAGGCAGGCCGGGCTGGCCACGGCATTGGGCAATCCCCTGCCCGGCATCGATGCCCTGTCGGTGCCGGTATTTGATCACTCAGGCAATATTGCACTGGCCCTGACCAGCCTGGGTCCCAGCACCCTGTTCGATGCATCGCCCGATGGCGCCATTGCCCACGCACTGAAAGAATGCGCCACCGCTATTTCCAGGCAGTTGGGACACCGCATCCACGATAGTGTCGAAGAATAA
- a CDS encoding CinA family protein has translation MNNDAVSLHAPNLGNLLIEHGWMFACAESCTGGLLAAAMTNTPGSSAWFDRGFVTYSNQAKVEQLGVSTDTLDRFGAVSEETAMEMAAGVLAATKLSQLAISTTGIAGPGGGTPGKPVGMVCFGFAQRVGKGVVTRAATKIFEGDRAQIRNASVAFALKTAIQIIEPR, from the coding sequence ATGAACAATGACGCTGTATCTTTGCATGCGCCCAATCTGGGAAACCTATTGATAGAGCACGGCTGGATGTTCGCTTGTGCCGAATCGTGCACCGGCGGTTTGCTGGCTGCCGCCATGACCAATACGCCTGGGTCCAGTGCCTGGTTTGACCGCGGTTTTGTCACCTATAGCAATCAGGCCAAGGTCGAACAACTGGGCGTCAGCACCGACACGCTAGACCGTTTTGGTGCTGTCAGCGAAGAAACCGCCATGGAGATGGCGGCCGGCGTGTTGGCTGCCACCAAGTTGTCGCAACTGGCCATATCCACCACCGGCATAGCGGGGCCGGGCGGTGGTACACCGGGCAAACCGGTGGGCATGGTGTGCTTTGGCTTTGCCCAGCGCGTGGGCAAAGGCGTGGTTACGCGCGCAGCAACCAAAATATTCGAAGGCGACCGCGCTCAGATTCGCAATGCTTCTGTGGCGTTTGCCCTGAAAACCGCCATTCAGATTATCGAGCCGCGTTAA
- the ribBA gene encoding bifunctional 3,4-dihydroxy-2-butanone-4-phosphate synthase/GTP cyclohydrolase II, translating into MSNTRDADLDVVPSYDISPVPEIVAELRAGRMVILVDEEDRENEGDLVMAAEHVTPEAINFMVTHARGLVCLTLTEDRCKQLELPLMASRNGTRFGTNFTMSIEAAEGVDTGISAADRARTIQTAVARDALPSDLVQPGHIFPVQAVPGGVLVRAGHTEAGCDLTALAGLTPAAAICEILKPDGTMARLPDLMIFAREHGLKIGTIADLIQYRSEHESMVERIASRNVQTPWGEFQAVAYRDLASGALHLALAHGNITPETETLVRVHEPTSMLDILFQDATAHSWSVPDALKAIVASPAGLLIMLNCQGSAELLFDQFGAWNQQPATQAAAPDRESRYGLRTYGIGAQIMLDLNVGKARLLAKPRKMPSMAGFSLTITGYDSEPPSTP; encoded by the coding sequence ATGAGCAACACCCGCGATGCGGACTTGGATGTAGTGCCATCCTACGATATATCACCTGTTCCCGAGATTGTGGCCGAGCTGCGTGCCGGCCGCATGGTCATATTGGTCGACGAGGAAGACCGCGAAAACGAGGGCGATCTGGTCATGGCGGCCGAGCACGTCACTCCCGAAGCCATTAACTTCATGGTGACTCATGCGCGGGGCCTGGTGTGCCTGACGCTTACCGAGGATCGCTGCAAGCAGTTGGAACTGCCGCTGATGGCCAGCCGTAACGGAACCCGCTTCGGCACTAATTTCACGATGTCCATCGAAGCCGCCGAAGGCGTCGATACCGGTATTTCGGCAGCCGACCGTGCCCGCACCATACAAACGGCGGTGGCGCGCGATGCCCTGCCGTCCGACTTGGTCCAGCCCGGTCATATCTTCCCGGTGCAAGCCGTGCCCGGCGGCGTGCTCGTGCGTGCCGGTCACACCGAAGCGGGTTGCGACTTGACCGCCCTGGCGGGCCTGACTCCGGCCGCCGCCATTTGCGAGATACTGAAGCCCGACGGCACCATGGCCAGATTGCCTGACCTGATGATTTTTGCGCGTGAGCATGGCTTGAAAATCGGCACCATCGCCGATCTTATCCAATATCGCAGCGAACACGAGTCCATGGTCGAGCGCATTGCCTCGCGCAATGTGCAAACTCCTTGGGGCGAGTTCCAGGCAGTGGCCTATCGCGACCTGGCGTCGGGCGCCTTGCACCTGGCTCTGGCGCACGGCAACATTACCCCTGAAACCGAAACACTGGTCAGGGTGCACGAACCTACCAGCATGCTCGATATCCTGTTCCAGGACGCCACCGCACATAGCTGGAGCGTGCCTGACGCGCTCAAGGCCATTGTGGCGTCGCCTGCGGGCTTGCTCATCATGCTTAATTGCCAAGGTTCTGCCGAGTTGCTGTTTGATCAGTTCGGGGCCTGGAACCAGCAGCCGGCCACGCAAGCCGCCGCTCCCGATCGCGAAAGCCGCTATGGTTTGCGCACCTATGGCATAGGCGCGCAAATCATGCTCGACCTGAATGTCGGCAAGGCGCGCCTTTTGGCCAAACCCAGAAAAATGCCCAGCATGGCGGGCTTTTCTTTAACCATAACAGGTTACGATAGCGAACCACCTTCCACACCCTAA
- the pyrF gene encoding orotidine-5'-phosphate decarboxylase, whose translation MIFTQKLQQAWASSDSMLTVGLDPDPQRFPAELQGRSDAIFEFCRAIIDVTAPYACAIKPQIAYFSAQRAEDQLEALCSYILEHHPGLPIVLDAKRGDIGSTAEQYAREAFERYQADAVTVSPYMGFDTLEPYLSWKSKGVIILCRTSNKGGSDLQFIESADGTPLYLQVASLAAEKWNTNGQCALVVGATFPEEIAKVRARVGDMPLLIPGIGAQGGDIPATVKAGSNSLGTGMMINSSRAILYASGGDDWREAAALAARATRDAINAAR comes from the coding sequence ATGATCTTCACTCAAAAACTGCAGCAAGCCTGGGCCTCGTCCGACTCCATGCTCACGGTGGGCCTGGACCCTGATCCTCAACGGTTTCCTGCAGAGCTGCAGGGGCGCTCAGATGCCATTTTTGAGTTCTGTCGTGCCATCATCGATGTCACCGCGCCCTATGCCTGCGCCATCAAGCCGCAAATCGCCTATTTTTCGGCTCAGCGTGCTGAAGACCAGCTGGAAGCGCTTTGCAGCTATATTCTTGAGCATCATCCGGGCTTGCCCATAGTGCTGGATGCCAAGCGTGGCGATATTGGCTCAACCGCCGAACAGTATGCCCGCGAAGCATTCGAGCGCTATCAGGCCGATGCCGTAACAGTCAGCCCCTATATGGGCTTCGATACACTGGAACCTTATCTGTCATGGAAAAGCAAAGGCGTCATTATCTTGTGCCGCACCTCCAACAAGGGCGGCTCTGATCTGCAGTTCATCGAGTCCGCTGACGGCACGCCGCTGTATCTGCAAGTGGCATCGCTCGCTGCCGAAAAATGGAACACCAACGGTCAGTGCGCCTTGGTGGTAGGGGCGACCTTTCCGGAAGAAATTGCCAAGGTGCGGGCACGCGTAGGCGATATGCCATTGCTGATTCCCGGCATAGGTGCGCAAGGCGGTGATATTCCGGCCACAGTAAAGGCCGGAAGCAACAGCCTAGGCACCGGCATGATGATCAATTCATCACGCGCCATCCTGTACGCCAGTGGCGGCGACGATTGGCGCGAAGCAGCCGCCCTTGCGGCGCGTGCCACGCGCGATGCCATTAACGCGGCTCGATAA
- the thiL gene encoding thiamine-phosphate kinase, with translation MSAGPNEFDLIARYFTRPAPPGFLGVGDDCALLKHAPGYELATSTDLLIEGRHFFSDIDPKALGHKALAVNISDLAAMGAQPLACLLSLSLPDVDENWLRAFADGFYELAERTQCPLLGGDTTRSVAGVVINVTVLGQVKSGQALLRSGAKVGDDIWVSGTLGAADIALRLLQGRLPANNDLLKTIRHVLEWPEPPWAFAQSLVGVAHAALDISDGLMQDLGHILKASACGAELDYTALPLHPALQGLDAQLLQEAALAGGDVYQLCFTASPDQSARIQDLADQAQCRVARIGQIVAEPGLRVRGAGGALIELPAAGFDHFS, from the coding sequence GTGTCAGCCGGCCCTAACGAATTCGATCTCATTGCCCGCTACTTCACCCGTCCGGCGCCGCCCGGTTTCCTGGGCGTGGGCGATGATTGCGCCTTATTGAAGCATGCGCCAGGGTACGAGCTGGCCACCAGCACCGATTTGCTTATCGAAGGTCGCCATTTTTTTTCGGATATCGACCCGAAGGCACTTGGTCATAAGGCGCTGGCTGTCAATATTTCCGATTTGGCTGCAATGGGGGCTCAGCCTCTGGCCTGTCTCTTGAGCCTGTCTTTGCCTGATGTGGACGAAAACTGGTTAAGGGCCTTTGCCGACGGATTTTATGAGCTGGCCGAGCGTACCCAGTGCCCCTTGCTCGGAGGCGACACTACACGCAGCGTTGCGGGCGTGGTCATCAATGTTACGGTGCTGGGGCAAGTCAAGTCCGGGCAGGCTTTGCTGCGTTCGGGCGCCAAAGTGGGTGACGATATTTGGGTAAGCGGCACGCTGGGCGCTGCTGATATCGCCTTGCGTCTGCTGCAAGGCCGCTTGCCTGCCAATAACGATTTACTTAAAACCATCCGGCACGTATTGGAATGGCCCGAGCCGCCATGGGCCTTTGCCCAGAGCCTGGTGGGTGTGGCTCACGCCGCGCTCGACATTTCCGACGGTCTGATGCAAGATCTTGGGCATATACTCAAAGCCAGTGCTTGCGGGGCAGAGCTGGACTACACAGCGCTACCCCTGCATCCTGCCTTGCAAGGATTGGATGCCCAGCTTCTACAAGAAGCTGCCTTGGCCGGAGGGGATGTGTATCAACTTTGTTTTACGGCATCGCCAGACCAGAGCGCCCGTATACAGGATTTGGCAGATCAGGCACAATGCCGTGTTGCGCGCATAGGCCAAATCGTGGCCGAACCTGGCTTGCGCGTACGTGGTGCTGGTGGAGCCCTCATAGAGCTACCAGCCGCTGGTTTCGATCATTTTTCCTGA
- the ribH gene encoding 6,7-dimethyl-8-ribityllumazine synthase — MNPYTLSPDLNGEGLHIGIVRARFNEEIGLTELDACLAELAEMGVDERDVMVVSVPGALELGVTLAQMAETFEFDALIALGAVIRGETYHFEIVSNESASAISRVSLETGIPVANGVLTTDTDEQAEARAAEKGRDCARAAIEMANLVAALEPETDDDDEYGDDEDEDDDFDDK; from the coding sequence ATGAACCCTTATACCTTGTCTCCCGATCTGAACGGGGAAGGCTTGCATATCGGCATCGTGCGGGCTCGTTTCAATGAAGAAATCGGCCTGACCGAGCTTGATGCCTGCCTGGCCGAATTGGCTGAAATGGGCGTAGACGAGCGCGACGTGATGGTGGTCTCGGTTCCCGGAGCTCTTGAGCTTGGTGTTACGCTGGCCCAAATGGCCGAAACTTTCGAGTTCGACGCGCTGATTGCACTGGGGGCGGTCATTCGCGGCGAAACCTACCACTTTGAAATCGTCAGCAACGAGAGCGCATCGGCCATCAGCCGCGTTTCGCTTGAAACCGGCATTCCGGTTGCCAATGGCGTGCTTACCACCGATACCGACGAGCAGGCGGAAGCCCGTGCCGCAGAAAAAGGCCGTGACTGCGCTCGTGCAGCCATCGAAATGGCCAATCTGGTCGCAGCGCTTGAGCCAGAGACGGACGACGATGATGAGTACGGCGACGATGAAGACGAGGACGACGATTTTGACGACAAGTAG
- a CDS encoding diacylglycerol kinase: MTPLDSPYKSKGGIGRLYNALRYSAQGLGAAFRHEAAFRQELLLVAVLAPVAIWLGRSFNEVLMLLGTLFFVLVIELLNSGLEALADTITLDDHPLIGRAKDLGSAAVMLSILFGTLVWLGVIASHFW, translated from the coding sequence TTGACTCCCCCTACAAAAGCAAAGGCGGTATTGGCCGTTTATACAACGCCCTGCGCTATTCGGCACAAGGCCTTGGCGCAGCATTCCGGCACGAAGCCGCCTTTCGGCAAGAGCTTCTGCTAGTGGCTGTTTTGGCGCCAGTTGCGATCTGGCTAGGCCGCAGTTTCAATGAAGTCCTGATGCTGCTGGGCACGCTGTTCTTCGTACTGGTGATCGAATTGCTGAACTCTGGCCTAGAGGCACTTGCCGACACCATCACCCTTGACGACCACCCTTTGATAGGTCGCGCCAAGGATCTGGGCAGCGCCGCCGTCATGCTATCCATTCTTTTTGGCACGCTCGTCTGGCTGGGCGTGATTGCCTCGCATTTTTGGTAG